A single Saccharolobus shibatae B12 DNA region contains:
- a CDS encoding helicase C-terminal domain-containing protein, protein MELREWQSKIAEKIVEALRNNFLVSLQAPTGSGKTLFALYASFKVKPKVAFIVRTHNEFFPVYRELSLYFKDKKYGFLVGKSSACVFSSSDVDPQDIYCSGCEIFNASTITITDPPKASLNRLKEEGKKLGFCPYYSLLESIKSADVVLLTYPYLFIPWLRESLDINWEDYVVVIDEAHNIENVSNIEEKKLNKRIIEMAISQTKSQNVRLILERLKENIEQIIYSEDKYILIEKDKLASIIPPNEEIESLAEEYEEVRKNMIKNKTVSRNYLGSILRFFDLVNDERVRVFSYSNSLVAKYIIPSYFTDILNDEKITYMLMSGTMQPLDYLRNIIGITRKILYVDAEKVMKKRLTGTYECLISIDVTTTYSLRSEQMARKYASYLLKIFYNSRKHVLAIFPSYEFMRIVSKFLNVRYLAEDAETNIEEIMSNLKKEKTIIMGIARGKLAEGIEIVENGSSLISDVAMVGIPYPPIDDYLKIRIEEISKRLKKDISSELIGIQALIAVKQSIGRAIRGPMDSATVWLLDKRYDSLWWKKELNCLNARKIKL, encoded by the coding sequence GTGGAACTTAGAGAGTGGCAAAGCAAAATAGCTGAAAAAATTGTTGAAGCATTAAGAAATAATTTTTTAGTCTCATTACAAGCACCTACTGGTAGCGGTAAGACTCTATTTGCACTCTACGCTTCTTTCAAGGTTAAGCCGAAAGTGGCATTTATTGTCAGAACCCATAATGAGTTTTTCCCAGTCTATAGAGAACTATCACTGTATTTTAAAGATAAAAAATATGGATTTTTAGTCGGTAAATCTTCTGCGTGTGTTTTTAGTTCTTCCGACGTTGATCCCCAAGATATATATTGTAGTGGATGTGAAATTTTTAACGCGTCCACAATTACTATAACTGATCCGCCAAAGGCAAGTCTGAATAGACTAAAGGAGGAGGGTAAAAAATTAGGGTTTTGCCCATACTACTCGCTATTGGAGAGTATAAAAAGCGCTGATGTGGTACTACTCACTTATCCTTATCTGTTTATACCTTGGCTTAGAGAATCCTTAGATATTAATTGGGAGGACTATGTTGTCGTGATAGATGAGGCTCATAATATAGAGAATGTTTCTAATATAGAGGAGAAAAAGTTAAACAAAAGAATCATAGAGATGGCAATTTCTCAAACTAAATCACAGAATGTGAGATTAATATTGGAAAGGCTCAAGGAAAACATAGAACAAATAATCTATTCAGAGGATAAATATATACTTATTGAAAAGGACAAATTAGCCAGCATCATTCCTCCTAATGAGGAAATTGAGAGTCTAGCTGAGGAATATGAAGAAGTTAGAAAGAATATGATAAAAAATAAGACAGTAAGTAGGAATTATCTTGGTTCAATTTTGAGGTTTTTTGATTTAGTTAATGATGAAAGAGTTAGAGTTTTTTCATATTCAAATTCCTTGGTTGCAAAATATATAATACCCTCCTATTTTACTGATATACTAAACGATGAAAAAATTACCTATATGTTAATGTCAGGTACTATGCAACCCTTGGATTATCTTAGAAATATTATAGGAATTACTAGAAAAATATTATATGTTGACGCTGAAAAGGTCATGAAAAAGAGATTAACTGGGACATATGAGTGTCTTATATCTATAGATGTTACAACTACTTATAGTTTAAGGTCAGAGCAGATGGCACGTAAATACGCATCATATTTATTAAAAATTTTCTATAATTCCAGAAAGCATGTTCTAGCTATATTTCCTAGCTACGAGTTTATGCGAATTGTATCTAAATTTCTAAATGTAAGATATTTGGCAGAGGATGCAGAAACCAATATCGAAGAGATAATGAGTAATCTGAAAAAAGAAAAAACAATTATAATGGGTATAGCAAGGGGTAAGTTAGCTGAAGGAATTGAAATAGTTGAAAACGGAAGTAGTTTGATATCAGATGTGGCAATGGTAGGTATCCCTTATCCTCCAATAGATGATTACTTAAAGATACGTATTGAGGAGATATCAAAAAGACTGAAAAAAGATATTAGTAGCGAACTAATCGGCATACAAGCATTAATTGCGGTAAAACAATCCATAGGTAGGGCCATCAGAGGTCCAATGGATAGCGCAACAGTATGGCTTCTCGATAAAAGATATGACAGTCTATGGTGGAAGAAAGAACTTAATTGCTTGAATGCAAGGAAAATTAAACTGTGA
- a CDS encoding Rieske (2Fe-2S) protein, translated as MVYFNFPLAHIKDVENIRISKTSFKTGEKRKITLPNGQELVIFYLGADRFFVFDNRCPHLGCDLSKYGVIIKEELVCQCHFSHFSIYTGEPKKGAAKKPIKLYKIQVTEDEVIISLI; from the coding sequence ATGGTTTACTTTAATTTTCCATTAGCTCATATTAAAGACGTGGAAAATATAAGGATAAGTAAGACTAGTTTTAAAACAGGTGAAAAGAGAAAAATAACACTACCAAATGGACAAGAATTAGTCATTTTTTATCTAGGAGCAGATAGATTTTTCGTTTTTGATAATAGATGTCCCCATTTGGGATGCGATCTTTCAAAATATGGCGTCATCATAAAAGAGGAATTAGTATGTCAGTGTCATTTTTCTCATTTTTCCATATATACTGGAGAACCTAAGAAAGGAGCAGCCAAAAAGCCTATAAAATTATACAAAATTCAGGTAACTGAAGACGAAGTTATTATATCATTAATATAA
- the aroC gene encoding chorismate synthase, translating to MPGNSFGKLFRVTTFGESHGSAVGVVIDGVPAGLPLTVEDIKFELEFRRPGRLYVSGRREKDEPEILSGIFNNRTTGSPIAVIVRNTDVISSFYEEIRYKPRPGHADLPFIMKYGYENWDYRGGGRASARETVGRVIAGAVAKKLLMLTDTWIAGHLRSLGPEELNEEVTFEEVLCSRYSPVRASKKVLEEKYEALIKKATQEGDSYGGIAEVITKNPPIGLGEPVFDKMKAELAKAIMSIPAVTGFEYGLGFMASKMKGSEVNDEIIRKDNKIGWKYNYAGGILGGLTNGEDLIVRCAFKPTSSIRKPQKTIDLRNLEETYISVIGRHDPAVAIRGVTVVESMVALTLVDHAMRAGVIPLVKLTEEQGNIVQQRWERYVRSCKPMEESQS from the coding sequence ATGCCAGGGAACTCGTTTGGTAAACTATTTAGGGTAACCACGTTTGGAGAGAGTCATGGCTCTGCAGTGGGTGTAGTTATAGATGGGGTTCCAGCTGGTTTACCATTAACTGTCGAAGATATAAAGTTTGAATTAGAATTTAGGAGACCTGGAAGATTATATGTTTCTGGAAGAAGAGAAAAAGATGAACCAGAGATATTAAGTGGGATCTTTAATAATAGAACTACTGGATCTCCAATAGCAGTTATAGTACGAAATACTGATGTAATATCAAGTTTTTATGAGGAGATTAGGTATAAGCCAAGACCTGGGCATGCTGATCTTCCGTTTATAATGAAATATGGATATGAAAATTGGGATTATAGGGGAGGTGGAAGAGCAAGCGCTAGAGAAACGGTAGGTAGAGTAATAGCAGGTGCAGTGGCTAAGAAGTTGCTTATGTTGACAGATACTTGGATAGCAGGACATCTTAGGAGTTTAGGACCAGAAGAGTTAAATGAAGAGGTAACATTCGAGGAGGTTTTATGCTCAAGATATAGCCCAGTGAGAGCTAGTAAAAAGGTTCTTGAGGAAAAATATGAAGCGTTAATAAAGAAAGCTACTCAGGAGGGCGATAGTTATGGTGGAATTGCTGAAGTGATAACTAAAAATCCACCAATAGGGTTAGGAGAACCAGTGTTTGATAAGATGAAGGCTGAATTAGCTAAAGCAATAATGTCAATCCCTGCTGTAACGGGTTTCGAATACGGTTTAGGTTTTATGGCAAGCAAAATGAAAGGGAGTGAGGTCAATGATGAAATTATAAGAAAGGATAATAAAATCGGCTGGAAATATAATTACGCCGGGGGAATTTTAGGTGGTTTAACTAATGGCGAAGATCTTATAGTGAGATGCGCATTTAAACCTACTAGCTCGATTAGAAAGCCTCAAAAAACCATAGATTTAAGGAACTTAGAGGAAACTTACATTTCGGTAATTGGTAGACATGACCCAGCAGTAGCAATTAGAGGAGTTACTGTTGTAGAGTCAATGGTAGCACTAACCTTAGTAGACCATGCTATGCGTGCAGGGGTTATTCCACTAGTTAAACTTACAGAAGAGCAAGGTAATATTGTACAACAGCGTTGGGAGAGGTATGTGAGATCATGCAAACCTATGGAGGAGTCTCAATCATAA
- a CDS encoding shikimate dehydrogenase family protein — protein sequence MLEEINYDTKLFGLIGKNIKYTLSPYIHNFSFRTLGINAVYLVFDLDEMKFNRIINGLLEIAEGLNVTIPYKEEVMKYLDNTDTYSTRIQAVNTIYKKSGYNTDYLAIKNLVRKKIGNMSGYECYVYGAGGAAKAAAFALSELGCSSISIVNRTKLRANELVELLNKNGYNASIKENCNSTSNIVVVNSTPNPSVVPENCIQKSDLIIEFVYKPVETELIKNAKKYGIKYIDGLEILVSQAVEAEKIWFNKSVSDEKIIEYLYARELVW from the coding sequence ATGCTTGAAGAAATAAATTATGACACTAAGTTATTTGGACTAATAGGTAAAAACATAAAATACACGTTATCTCCTTATATTCATAATTTCTCATTTAGAACATTAGGAATAAATGCGGTTTACCTAGTTTTTGATCTCGATGAAATGAAATTTAATCGTATAATTAATGGTTTATTGGAAATTGCAGAGGGGCTTAACGTTACGATACCGTACAAGGAGGAAGTAATGAAATATTTAGATAATACTGATACATACTCCACAAGAATTCAAGCTGTAAATACAATATACAAAAAGAGTGGTTATAACACTGATTATTTGGCAATAAAAAATCTTGTCAGAAAGAAAATTGGAAATATGTCCGGCTATGAATGTTACGTATATGGTGCTGGAGGCGCAGCAAAAGCAGCAGCTTTTGCGTTATCTGAATTAGGATGCTCTAGCATTAGTATTGTAAATAGAACCAAGTTAAGGGCTAATGAGTTAGTTGAATTACTAAATAAGAACGGTTATAATGCGTCAATTAAGGAGAATTGTAATAGTACTAGCAATATTGTCGTTGTTAACAGTACTCCTAATCCTTCTGTAGTCCCCGAGAATTGTATTCAAAAATCCGACCTAATTATAGAATTTGTTTATAAGCCAGTTGAGACTGAGTTAATTAAAAATGCTAAAAAATATGGCATAAAATATATAGACGGTCTAGAAATATTAGTGAGTCAGGCTGTAGAAGCAGAGAAGATATGGTTTAATAAGAGTGTATCAGATGAAAAGATTATAGAGTATCTTTATGCCAGGGAACTCGTTTGGTAA
- the aroA gene encoding 3-phosphoshikimate 1-carboxyvinyltransferase: MIVRIYPSEISGTIKAPQSKSLAIRLIFLSLFTRIHLHNLVLSEDVIDAINSVRALGVEVKNNSEFIPPEKLEIKKKFIKLKGSGTTLRMLIPIVAAIGGEVTIDAEESLRRRPLKRIVEALSNYGISFSSSSLPLTITGKLSSNNIKISGDESSQYISGLIYALHILNGGSIEILPPISSKSYILLTVDLFNRFGSNVKFYGNKIHINPNNLVEFQGEVAGDYGLASFYALSALVSGGRTTIVNLWEPKEYFGDHNIVKIFREMGATSEYSDGKWYVEAKDKYSPIKVNIDDAPDLAMTIAGLAAIAEGTSEITGIERLRIKESDRIESIRKVLGLYSVGSEVKSNSILIFGINKRMLSSPVTDCLNDHRVAMMSSALALVNGGVITSAECVSKSNPNYWQDLLSLNAKISIE; the protein is encoded by the coding sequence TTGATTGTAAGGATTTATCCATCAGAGATTAGTGGGACAATAAAAGCTCCTCAATCAAAAAGTTTAGCAATTAGACTAATTTTTCTCTCACTTTTTACTAGAATACATCTTCACAATCTAGTTCTATCGGAAGATGTTATAGACGCTATAAATTCAGTAAGGGCATTAGGAGTTGAGGTGAAGAATAATTCCGAATTCATACCTCCAGAGAAATTAGAAATCAAGAAGAAGTTTATAAAATTGAAAGGTTCAGGGACTACTCTTAGGATGCTTATTCCAATAGTAGCTGCAATAGGTGGAGAAGTGACAATTGATGCCGAAGAGAGTTTAAGGAGAAGACCTTTAAAAAGAATCGTAGAAGCATTGAGTAATTATGGCATATCTTTTTCTTCCTCTAGCTTGCCTTTAACCATCACCGGAAAGTTAAGTAGTAATAATATAAAAATTTCTGGCGACGAGAGTAGCCAATACATTTCTGGCTTAATATATGCTCTTCATATCCTAAATGGTGGTAGTATTGAAATACTGCCCCCAATTTCGTCTAAAAGTTATATTCTGCTTACAGTAGATTTGTTTAATAGATTCGGTTCTAATGTTAAGTTTTATGGTAATAAGATTCATATTAATCCCAATAATTTAGTCGAATTTCAAGGAGAAGTAGCCGGAGATTATGGCTTAGCTTCATTTTATGCACTTTCTGCATTAGTTAGCGGTGGTAGAACTACAATAGTTAATTTATGGGAACCAAAGGAGTATTTCGGTGATCATAACATTGTTAAAATATTTAGGGAGATGGGTGCTACTAGTGAATATTCAGACGGTAAATGGTACGTCGAGGCTAAAGACAAATATTCTCCCATAAAAGTAAATATAGACGATGCACCTGACTTGGCTATGACAATTGCAGGATTAGCTGCAATAGCAGAGGGAACAAGTGAAATTACAGGGATTGAACGATTGAGGATTAAGGAAAGTGATAGAATCGAAAGCATAAGGAAAGTTTTAGGATTATATAGTGTAGGAAGTGAAGTGAAGTCTAATTCCATTTTGATATTTGGAATTAACAAAAGGATGTTGAGCTCTCCGGTTACGGACTGTTTAAATGATCACAGAGTAGCTATGATGTCTTCAGCTTTAGCTTTAGTGAATGGTGGGGTAATTACATCGGCTGAATGTGTAAGTAAGAGTAATCCTAATTACTGGCAAGACTTATTATCACTAAATGCGAAGATTTCTATTGAATGA
- the aroB gene encoding 3-dehydroquinate synthase, translating to MRESLEDICCSKIRVIVGESSLSKLSEIRDSNTIVIYSKRVDVTDKINKYLPNAYFIPINDGESAKELSNVISIVEKLFERNLDRGDYVIAVGGGTVTDVAGFIASIYLRGLNLVNVPTTFLGMVDAAIGGKNGVNFNNIKNLIGTFYQPSMIISDLEFLETLPIEELKKGLAEVIKYGLTLDKELYDYLSLNKDRVINKDKQVLEEVIFRSTLDKLGIVKEDERETKGIRIVLNFGHTIGHAIEAGSSFNIPHGYAISVGMVCEAKIAEELGYAEEGVVEDVLWLLQLYGLPYDISQIDTPIDIRLALNAINMDKKHRKDVILMPFPTRIGSWKKVEVPLDTIKGFAEQCLKK from the coding sequence ATGAGAGAATCCTTAGAAGACATCTGTTGCTCTAAAATAAGGGTAATAGTGGGTGAAAGTTCACTTTCAAAATTATCTGAGATTAGAGATAGTAACACTATAGTTATTTATTCAAAGAGAGTCGATGTAACGGATAAAATTAATAAGTATTTACCAAATGCATATTTCATTCCCATCAATGATGGGGAAAGTGCTAAAGAATTATCTAATGTAATCTCTATAGTAGAGAAGTTATTTGAAAGAAATTTAGATAGAGGGGATTATGTTATTGCTGTTGGTGGGGGAACAGTAACTGATGTAGCAGGCTTCATAGCGTCGATATATTTAAGGGGATTGAACTTAGTAAACGTACCAACGACCTTTTTGGGCATGGTTGATGCCGCAATAGGAGGTAAGAATGGAGTAAATTTTAATAATATAAAGAACTTAATTGGAACATTCTATCAACCTAGTATGATAATTTCTGATTTAGAATTTTTGGAAACTTTACCAATAGAAGAATTAAAGAAGGGATTAGCTGAAGTAATCAAATATGGCTTGACTCTAGATAAAGAATTGTATGACTATTTATCTTTAAATAAGGATAGGGTAATAAATAAAGATAAGCAAGTATTGGAAGAGGTAATCTTTAGATCTACATTAGATAAACTTGGCATTGTGAAAGAAGATGAGAGAGAAACCAAAGGAATACGAATAGTTCTAAATTTCGGTCATACTATAGGTCATGCTATAGAAGCTGGTTCCTCTTTTAATATTCCTCACGGTTACGCTATTTCTGTAGGAATGGTTTGTGAGGCTAAAATTGCTGAGGAGTTAGGTTATGCGGAGGAAGGAGTAGTAGAAGACGTCTTATGGTTATTACAACTTTATGGATTGCCTTATGATATATCTCAAATAGATACTCCAATAGATATTAGGCTTGCGTTAAATGCAATTAATATGGATAAAAAACATAGGAAAGATGTAATTTTGATGCCCTTTCCCACTAGAATAGGTAGCTGGAAAAAAGTCGAAGTCCCTCTAGATACTATAAAGGGGTTTGCTGAACAATGCTTGAAGAAATAA
- the aroF gene encoding 3-deoxy-7-phosphoheptulonate synthase, with protein sequence MILYVLKDKSDYSTLVEKLNENSASFKVLNLYGKNLILAWPDQNTKGIIDSSIEIAVEVKKSYVLASNDWKKQPTVVTVKDVEIGSKKVIVAAGPCAVESEEQVLTTAKAVKRAGASLLRGGAYKPRTSPYSFQGLGEEGVKILKRVGDEVGLPIVTEIMDTRDSAIFTQYVDMIQIGARNAQNFSLLKEVGKLGKPVLLKRGMGNTVEEWLQAAEYILLEGNGNTVLCERGIRTFEKSTRFTLDIGGMVAAKLMTHLPICADPSHPAGKRELVHSLALAAVAAGADMLLVEVHPRPEKALSDSEQQLTPESFEVLMDRIRALARALGRDA encoded by the coding sequence ATGATCTTATACGTCCTTAAAGATAAAAGTGATTACTCCACACTGGTAGAAAAGCTAAATGAAAATTCAGCCTCTTTTAAAGTACTAAACCTATATGGTAAGAACTTGATATTAGCCTGGCCAGATCAAAACACTAAAGGTATCATTGATAGTAGTATAGAAATAGCTGTGGAAGTTAAGAAAAGTTATGTCTTAGCTAGTAATGATTGGAAAAAGCAACCGACAGTAGTAACTGTGAAAGATGTAGAAATTGGTAGTAAAAAGGTAATAGTAGCCGCAGGTCCTTGTGCAGTAGAAAGCGAAGAGCAAGTCCTTACTACTGCCAAAGCTGTCAAAAGAGCTGGCGCATCACTACTTAGAGGAGGTGCTTACAAACCTAGGACAAGTCCATACTCCTTCCAAGGTCTAGGAGAAGAAGGAGTAAAAATCTTGAAGAGAGTAGGAGACGAAGTGGGTTTACCTATTGTCACAGAAATAATGGATACTAGAGATTCTGCCATATTTACCCAATACGTTGATATGATACAGATTGGAGCTAGGAATGCACAGAATTTCTCCCTATTAAAGGAAGTTGGTAAGTTAGGAAAACCAGTACTACTTAAGAGAGGTATGGGAAATACAGTAGAGGAATGGCTTCAGGCTGCAGAATATATTTTACTAGAGGGAAATGGTAATACGGTGTTATGCGAAAGAGGAATAAGAACCTTTGAAAAGTCGACTAGGTTCACACTAGACATAGGTGGAATGGTAGCTGCTAAGCTAATGACGCATTTACCCATTTGTGCTGATCCAAGCCATCCTGCAGGAAAAAGAGAACTTGTACATTCTTTAGCGCTGGCTGCAGTTGCTGCAGGTGCTGATATGTTATTGGTTGAAGTTCATCCACGTCCAGAAAAGGCATTAAGTGATTCAGAGCAACAACTAACACCAGAATCATTCGAAGTCCTAATGGATAGGATTAGAGCATTAGCTAGAGCCTTAGGTAGAGATGCATGA
- a CDS encoding type I 3-dehydroquinate dehydratase, which yields MRPLIVASLPIKKIEDLKFIGNFLDADLIELRLDYLKDLEVSVISDYFELLDKYKNKLIITLRDKAEGGINELADELKIRLLKELYDKQFLYDVEVSFLQKHNVPYDNAIVSIHYFNYLPTSEKVKEIVSKFYEKAFSVKIAVPDLKGYKEVILPLLEYENVTVIPMSNNPLERIAVGLLGSKLVYSYAIEPLAQGQLYYKKVIQIFDYINDIITSSSVT from the coding sequence ATGAGACCTTTAATAGTAGCCTCACTGCCAATAAAAAAGATAGAAGACTTAAAATTTATAGGTAATTTTTTAGATGCAGATCTAATAGAGCTAAGGCTTGATTATCTAAAAGATCTAGAGGTTAGTGTAATATCTGATTATTTTGAACTTTTAGATAAATACAAAAATAAATTAATAATAACGTTAAGAGATAAGGCAGAGGGGGGAATAAACGAATTAGCGGACGAATTAAAGATAAGACTTTTAAAGGAACTTTACGACAAACAATTTCTATATGATGTAGAGGTTTCATTTCTCCAAAAACATAACGTACCATACGATAATGCGATAGTTTCTATCCACTATTTTAACTATCTTCCAACTTCAGAAAAGGTAAAGGAGATTGTTAGTAAGTTTTATGAGAAAGCGTTTAGTGTTAAGATTGCAGTTCCTGATCTAAAAGGATATAAGGAGGTAATATTACCTCTTCTTGAATATGAAAACGTAACTGTAATTCCGATGAGTAATAATCCTTTAGAGAGGATCGCAGTGGGTCTACTTGGCTCAAAACTCGTCTATTCGTACGCAATAGAACCTTTAGCACAAGGTCAACTTTACTATAAAAAAGTAATCCAGATTTTTGATTATATTAATGATATAATAACTTCGTCTTCAGTTACCTGA
- a CDS encoding shikimate kinase, which translates to MQTYGGVSIINALPSWYGSSMAVNLKVKVEIREGKRDYSKESDLIRVIIDYFKEKYSIPDIVVDIESELPQKSGLKSSSAVSVALIAEIAKRYNLRNINPPVLSAILSLKAGVSYTGALDDATASYCGGIAFTYNKMFRIVKLDNPEDDLSVLILARGGRQKSVNLNELRKYNRVFEEIFRIALKDSLTAMKINGILIANILGYPLDPIEIALKNGALAAGISGNGPSYFAVSKYGEEGPIYESLKRFGDVIIARPVSLDCKDLSIRD; encoded by the coding sequence ATGCAAACCTATGGAGGAGTCTCAATCATAAACGCGTTACCATCCTGGTATGGCTCATCCATGGCAGTTAATTTAAAGGTTAAAGTAGAGATTAGAGAAGGTAAAAGAGATTATTCTAAAGAGAGTGATCTAATTAGGGTCATTATTGATTACTTTAAAGAAAAGTACTCAATACCAGATATTGTAGTTGACATTGAATCTGAACTTCCACAGAAGAGTGGATTAAAAAGCAGTAGTGCAGTTTCTGTAGCTTTAATAGCTGAGATTGCAAAGCGATATAATCTAAGAAATATTAACCCTCCAGTGTTATCTGCAATACTTTCGTTGAAAGCTGGAGTATCATACACTGGAGCGCTTGATGATGCAACTGCATCATATTGTGGGGGAATAGCATTTACTTATAATAAGATGTTTAGAATAGTAAAGTTGGATAACCCCGAGGATGATTTATCTGTTCTCATATTGGCTAGGGGAGGAAGGCAAAAATCGGTCAATTTAAACGAGTTAAGAAAATACAATCGCGTCTTTGAGGAGATTTTTAGGATAGCACTTAAGGATTCTTTGACTGCTATGAAGATTAATGGAATATTAATTGCAAATATTTTAGGTTACCCTTTAGATCCAATCGAAATAGCATTAAAGAATGGAGCGTTAGCTGCTGGGATTAGCGGAAATGGCCCGTCGTATTTTGCAGTATCTAAGTATGGAGAAGAAGGTCCAATATACGAAAGCCTTAAGAGATTTGGAGATGTTATTATAGCTAGGCCTGTAAGCCTTGATTGTAAGGATTTATCCATCAGAGATTAG
- a CDS encoding chorismate mutase gives MTEEIARLREEIDKVDEQLVKLISYRLELSRKIGRAKLNSNINVTDENRETKVRERWISNAKKYNIPNSLVESILPLIFSYSKLVQINPGEKEKVVIYGYGGMARSIVSILSLAGHEVSITGRDLSKAEILANQFKCVSMAPLRAVDWGDIIIFAIPPNAILSNSNELFSDKLKGKVVMDISSSKFDVFKFLEELSRQLEFKYISTHPLFGPIEYPVGERIVIIPSQTSSNNDIIRIENFWRKSGLVPIITDVETHEKAMAIVQVLAHYYLLGLSNAIETLSLELGVDYSNFHTTNFRELNKILKRVKELKSVIIEIQKQNPYSYKVRNIGLEELKKIKEELEGGK, from the coding sequence ATGACTGAAGAAATAGCACGACTAAGGGAAGAAATAGATAAGGTAGATGAGCAGTTAGTAAAATTGATCTCGTATAGATTAGAATTATCTAGAAAAATAGGGAGAGCTAAGTTAAATTCCAACATAAATGTTACCGACGAGAATAGGGAAACGAAAGTTAGAGAAAGATGGATATCTAACGCAAAAAAGTATAACATTCCGAATAGTTTAGTCGAATCAATATTACCTTTAATTTTTTCCTATTCTAAATTAGTTCAGATAAATCCTGGAGAGAAAGAGAAGGTAGTAATATATGGATACGGTGGAATGGCTAGATCGATTGTTTCTATTCTTTCATTAGCTGGTCATGAGGTATCGATTACTGGAAGAGATTTAAGTAAAGCGGAGATTTTGGCTAATCAGTTTAAATGCGTAAGTATGGCTCCATTAAGAGCAGTAGATTGGGGAGATATAATTATATTTGCAATACCTCCTAATGCTATATTAAGTAATTCTAATGAGCTATTTTCAGATAAGCTTAAAGGCAAAGTTGTGATGGATATTAGTTCTTCTAAATTTGATGTTTTTAAATTTCTAGAAGAATTATCTAGACAATTGGAATTCAAGTACATTTCTACTCATCCACTTTTCGGCCCAATTGAATATCCCGTAGGTGAGAGAATAGTAATTATACCTTCCCAAACTAGTTCTAATAATGATATTATAAGGATTGAGAATTTTTGGAGAAAAAGTGGTTTAGTACCTATTATAACAGATGTCGAAACTCATGAAAAGGCCATGGCGATTGTTCAAGTTCTAGCACATTATTATCTTTTAGGTTTATCCAATGCAATTGAAACTTTATCATTAGAGTTAGGTGTAGATTATAGTAATTTTCATACTACAAACTTTAGAGAATTAAATAAGATTTTAAAGAGGGTCAAAGAGCTGAAAAGTGTAATTATTGAGATACAAAAGCAAAATCCTTATTCTTATAAAGTTAGAAATATAGGTTTAGAGGAACTTAAAAAGATTAAAGAAGAATTAGAGGGAGGTAAATAG